In Pyrus communis chromosome 1, drPyrComm1.1, whole genome shotgun sequence, the following are encoded in one genomic region:
- the LOC137746807 gene encoding uncharacterized protein isoform X2 — translation MADSAQNESPTTPKRQVRRKLVQTTLFPLKPQQQLEVNGDLKAARGNAGDDDCGDDEDFCGSQSKTKRKSRGKKTPPIKAPKKDGKRSTNSTPKKKINGTEVESEDAPRVVTDLRLEARLKAEETSRIFSGMFSGKQIHPFFSICKAGKRKREATEVDVDLSYVGRKDKEITSGPIHVFERTQDDAVFLDWRNWTFCEDTFMKSGPDMECASSSIFEGSVECLNFDKLPIVFRPCKLSTFQNVVSLDQHCIQQEFAHDISPTVPGFLVDEQLMHYQQSTEAEHTTYIKKSDIEQQKILEERLMSNYSSCGNQPTNSLWTYKYRPMKALDVCGNHESVNFLSEWLRLWYERDFRANKDLTRCSQSDSDLEGEDEEASMKKNNVLLVTGPTGSGKSAAIYACAQEQGFKVLELSASECRSGALVKQRFGEALKSHNFRRSVGNPEGSQNKSTVKSPFVDANGMTDHEMDDDVIELIAVSDEDSHEATEASVKSVSKEDYGEVKHLILFDDVDITFLEDRGFIAAIQQIAKTAKGPIILTSNSDNPVLPDSFDRLQVRFTLPSQKELHSLAYMVSALERANIQPLLLERLIECCRGDIRKIFMHLQFWCQGGGFRKDTKMREWYGSLLFDVEAGHLMLPNMLPWDLPSQLSDVVEKEITKALYMMEESPRSMDVIEENLHEIEVQYSLDMPCNGMEGLEAKKVEMLSRNGSVHDCYHYTAQTDTASEFSNDLGTPFSSCRRHVRNMQAVVMSDSEDEFMTNGYPMVTDNANDEVLGINPLPEELLIFGAANIDGPCECSELADEVHISETCNSVDISCVPESSFVPETEIDNMPELSSQTVSSDHFANAMKRVSLDDELHGANNLNKQTFVQGNSAKWGSGCATIAEYSHKEFENQKEHAETVARAYQLMDECSRMDFSKGSQFIQGQKSSAVTDLVQDSWDKLRGSRIDLRQYIASEQPNASQIVMLADRMSNLISETDMMFSKCQSLMNDSFELSMIPLEESDAYSWCDERLLLASTIAQHGFCFYAKCISSVGSKEGCVGRVDLAGEMLANTASTMAFSKLIGKGMTASKASSAERNSETSLPNATSEIQSRVFDVIRSIVPSRTHSNLRGGAQHEYLSSLRHISRSEASRLSEGAEKTTRSRRRVAPHYLSRGALMLSPEHISLLDQYGSYGKTSSSY, via the exons ATGGCCGATTCAGCTCAGAACGAGTCGCCGACGACGCCTAAACGGCAAGTTCGCCGGAAACTGGTCCAGACCACATTGTTCCCTCTCAAACCCCAGCAACAGCTCGAGGTAAACGGCGATCTGAAGGCCGCGAGAGGTAATGCTGGTGACGACGACTGCGGCGACGACGAGGACTTCTGTGGGAGTCAAAGTAAAACGAAGAGGAAGTCAAGGGGAAAGAAGACGCCTCCCATTAAAGCCCCGAAGAAG GACGGTAAGCGATCCACGAATAGTACGCCGAAGAAGAAGATTAATGGAACTGAAGTGGAGAGTGAAGATGCGCCTCGAGTCGTCACTGATTTGAGGCTAGAGGCTAGATTGAAAGCTGAG GAAACGTCACGGATATTTTCAGGAATGTTTTCTGGAAAGCAAATACATCCATTTTTCTCAATTTGTAAAGCTGGAAAAAGAAAGCGAGAGGCAACTGAAGTTGATGTCGATTTGAGCTACGTTGGGAGGAAGGATAAAGAGATCACTAGTGGTCCGATTCATGTGTTTGAAAGGACTCAG GATGATGCTGTGTTCCTTGATTGGAGAAACTGGACATTTTGTGAGGACACGTTTATGAAAAGTGGTCCAGACATGGAATGCGCGTCCTCATCAATTTTTGAAGGCTCTGTCGAGTGCTTAAATTTTGACAAGCTTCCCATTGTTTTCCGACCCTGCAAATTATCGACTTTTCAGAATGTGGTATCCTTAGATCAGCATTGTATTCAACAAGAATTCGCTCATGATATATCACCAACAGTCCCTGGCTTCTTAGTCGATGAGCAGTTGATGCACTATCAGCAGTCAACGGAAGCAGAG CATACCACTTATATAAAGAAGTCAGATATCGAGCAGCAGAAAATTCTCGAGGAAAG GTTGATGTCAAACTATTCCAGTTGTGGTAATCAGCCCACAAATAGCTTATGGACATATAAGTACCGGCCAATGAAGGCTCTTGAT GTATGTGGTAACCATGAATCTGTGAATTTTTTGAGCGAATGGCTTCGTCTTTGGTATGAAAGAGATTTTCGAGCCAACAAAGATCTCACTAGGTGTTCTCAAAGTGACTCTGATTTAGAAGGTGAAGATGAAGAGGCAAGCATGAAGAAGAATAATGTTCTCTTAGTTACAGGGCCAACTGGG AGTGGAAAATCTGCAGCTATTTATGCTTGTGCCCAAGAGCAAGGTTTTAAGGTTTTGGAG CTCAGTGCATCAGAATGTCGGAGTGGGGCTCTTGTAAAACAGAGGTTTGGAGAGGCTTTGAAATCTCACAATTTTAGAAG ATCAGTGGGAAATCCTGAGGGTTCACAGAACAAGTCTACAGTGAAATCCCCGTTTGTCGATGCAAATGGTATGACAGACCATGAGATGGATGATGATGTTATTGAATTGATAGCCGTATCAGATGAAGATTCTCATGAGGCAACTGAAGCCTCTGTAAAATCCGTCTCTAAGGAGGATTATGGCGAAGTTAAACATCTTATACTTTTTGACGATGTGGACATCACTTTTCTTGAAGATCGTGGTTTCATTGCAGCAATTCAGCAGATAGCTAAAACAGCCAAGGGGCCCATAATACTGACCAGCAATA GTGACAATCCTGTCCTGCCAGACAGTTTTGACAGATTACAAGTGCGTTTCACGTTGCCATCACAAAAGGAGCTGCATTCTCTTGCATATATG GTTTCTGCTTTGGAGAGAGCCAACATACAACCTTTGCTGCTTGAGCGGCTTATTGAGTGTTGCCGGGGAGATATTCGGAAGATCTTTATGCATCTTCAGTTCTGGTGCCAGGGTGGAGGATTTAGAAAAG ATACCAAAATGCGAGAGTGGTATGGTTCCCTGCTATTTGATGTTGAGGCTGGCCATCTGATGCTGCCAAATATGTTACCCTGGGATTTACCTTCTCAGTTATCTGATGTAGTAGAGAAAGAGATAACAAAGGCATTATACATGATGGAAGAAAGTCCAAGATCAATGGACGTAATTGAAGAAAATCTTCACGAGATAGAAGTGCAATACAGTTTGGACATGCCTTGTAATGGAATGGAAGGTTTAGAGGCCAAGAAGGTAGAAATGCTGAGCAGGAATGGCTCTGTTCATGACTGCTATCACTATACGGCTCAAACTGATACTGCTTCCGAGTTTTCCAACGATTTAGGTACCCCATTTTCCTCATGTCGGCGTCATGTTCGGAATATGCAAGCTGTTGTAATGTCTGATTCTGAAGACGAGTTTATGACCAATGGATATCCTATGGTTACTGATAACGCTAACGATGAAGTCCTTGGTATTAACCCATTGCCTGAGGAGCTACTTATTTTTGGAGCGGCTAATATAGATGGACCTTGTGAATGTTCAGAACTTGCAGATGAGGTGCACATAAGCGAGACTTGCAACTCAGTTGATATATCATGTGTACCGGAATCGTCTTTTGTTCCTGAAACTGAAATTGACAATATGCCAGAATTATCTTCTCAAACAGTGTCTTCTGACCATTTTGCCAACGCCATGAAAAGAGTATCTTTAGACGATGAATTACATGGCGCCAACAAtcttaataaacaaacattcgtACAAGGTAACTCTGCTAAGTGGGGAAGTGGCTGTGCTACAATTGCAGAGTATTCTCACAAGGAGTTTGAGAATCAAAAGGAACATGCGGAGACTGTTGCAAGAGCTTATCAGTTGATGGATGAGTGTAGCCGCATGGATTTTAGCAAGGGCTCGCAGTTTATACAGGGGCAAAAGTCCTCAGCGGTGACAGATTTAGTGCAAGATTCATGGGACAAACTTCGTGGCTCCCGCATTGATCTTAGGCAGTATATTGCATCCGAACAACCCAATGCCTCTCAGATTGTCATGCTTGCTGATCGAATGAGCAATTTGATCTCAGAAACTGACATGATGTTTTCTAAATGCCAATCATTGATGAAT GATTCTTTCGAACTATCAATGATCCCCTTGGAGGAGTCAGATGCATACAGTTGGTGTGACGAGCGATTATTGTTGGCGTCCACAATTGCGCAGCATGGGTTTTGCTTCTATGCAAAATGCATTTCTTCTGTAGGATCAAAAGAAGGTTGTGTAGGGAGGGTGGATTTGGCTGGGGAAATGCTGGCTAACACAGCCAGTACGATGGCATTCAGTAAGTTAATCGGGAAGGGTATGACAGCAAGTAAGGCTTCATCTGCCGAAAGAAATTCAGAGACATCCTTGCCAAATGCGACAAG TGAAATCCAATCACGTGTATTTGATGTAATTCGGTCAATTGTACCTTCAAGAACGCACTCAAATTTGCGAGGTGGTGCACAGCATGAGTATCTTTCTTCTCTGCGCCACATTTCAAGATCAGAAGCTTCTCGGTTATCAGAAGGAGCTGAGAAGACCACCAGAAGTAGGAG GAGGGTTGCTCCGCACTACTTAAGTAGGGGTGCACTGATGTTATCTCCTGAACATATATCGTTGCTGGATCAGTATGGCTCATACGGGAAAACCTCCTCTTCATACTGA
- the LOC137746807 gene encoding uncharacterized protein isoform X1: MADSAQNESPTTPKRQVRRKLVQTTLFPLKPQQQLEVNGDLKAARGNAGDDDCGDDEDFCGSQSKTKRKSRGKKTPPIKAPKKDGKRSTNSTPKKKINGTEVESEDAPRVVTDLRLEARLKAEETSRIFSGMFSGKQIHPFFSICKAGKRKREATEVDVDLSYVGRKDKEITSGPIHVFERTQDDAVFLDWRNWTFCEDTFMKSGPDMECASSSIFEGSVECLNFDKLPIVFRPCKLSTFQNVVSLDQHCIQQEFAHDISPTVPGFLVDEQLMHYQQSTEAEDNEMLKVGLLSQHTTYIKKSDIEQQKILEERLMSNYSSCGNQPTNSLWTYKYRPMKALDVCGNHESVNFLSEWLRLWYERDFRANKDLTRCSQSDSDLEGEDEEASMKKNNVLLVTGPTGSGKSAAIYACAQEQGFKVLELSASECRSGALVKQRFGEALKSHNFRRSVGNPEGSQNKSTVKSPFVDANGMTDHEMDDDVIELIAVSDEDSHEATEASVKSVSKEDYGEVKHLILFDDVDITFLEDRGFIAAIQQIAKTAKGPIILTSNSDNPVLPDSFDRLQVRFTLPSQKELHSLAYMVSALERANIQPLLLERLIECCRGDIRKIFMHLQFWCQGGGFRKDTKMREWYGSLLFDVEAGHLMLPNMLPWDLPSQLSDVVEKEITKALYMMEESPRSMDVIEENLHEIEVQYSLDMPCNGMEGLEAKKVEMLSRNGSVHDCYHYTAQTDTASEFSNDLGTPFSSCRRHVRNMQAVVMSDSEDEFMTNGYPMVTDNANDEVLGINPLPEELLIFGAANIDGPCECSELADEVHISETCNSVDISCVPESSFVPETEIDNMPELSSQTVSSDHFANAMKRVSLDDELHGANNLNKQTFVQGNSAKWGSGCATIAEYSHKEFENQKEHAETVARAYQLMDECSRMDFSKGSQFIQGQKSSAVTDLVQDSWDKLRGSRIDLRQYIASEQPNASQIVMLADRMSNLISETDMMFSKCQSLMNDSFELSMIPLEESDAYSWCDERLLLASTIAQHGFCFYAKCISSVGSKEGCVGRVDLAGEMLANTASTMAFSKLIGKGMTASKASSAERNSETSLPNATSEIQSRVFDVIRSIVPSRTHSNLRGGAQHEYLSSLRHISRSEASRLSEGAEKTTRSRRRVAPHYLSRGALMLSPEHISLLDQYGSYGKTSSSY; the protein is encoded by the exons ATGGCCGATTCAGCTCAGAACGAGTCGCCGACGACGCCTAAACGGCAAGTTCGCCGGAAACTGGTCCAGACCACATTGTTCCCTCTCAAACCCCAGCAACAGCTCGAGGTAAACGGCGATCTGAAGGCCGCGAGAGGTAATGCTGGTGACGACGACTGCGGCGACGACGAGGACTTCTGTGGGAGTCAAAGTAAAACGAAGAGGAAGTCAAGGGGAAAGAAGACGCCTCCCATTAAAGCCCCGAAGAAG GACGGTAAGCGATCCACGAATAGTACGCCGAAGAAGAAGATTAATGGAACTGAAGTGGAGAGTGAAGATGCGCCTCGAGTCGTCACTGATTTGAGGCTAGAGGCTAGATTGAAAGCTGAG GAAACGTCACGGATATTTTCAGGAATGTTTTCTGGAAAGCAAATACATCCATTTTTCTCAATTTGTAAAGCTGGAAAAAGAAAGCGAGAGGCAACTGAAGTTGATGTCGATTTGAGCTACGTTGGGAGGAAGGATAAAGAGATCACTAGTGGTCCGATTCATGTGTTTGAAAGGACTCAG GATGATGCTGTGTTCCTTGATTGGAGAAACTGGACATTTTGTGAGGACACGTTTATGAAAAGTGGTCCAGACATGGAATGCGCGTCCTCATCAATTTTTGAAGGCTCTGTCGAGTGCTTAAATTTTGACAAGCTTCCCATTGTTTTCCGACCCTGCAAATTATCGACTTTTCAGAATGTGGTATCCTTAGATCAGCATTGTATTCAACAAGAATTCGCTCATGATATATCACCAACAGTCCCTGGCTTCTTAGTCGATGAGCAGTTGATGCACTATCAGCAGTCAACGGAAGCAGAG GATAATGAGATGCTTAAAGTTGGTTTGCTTTCTCAGCATACCACTTATATAAAGAAGTCAGATATCGAGCAGCAGAAAATTCTCGAGGAAAG GTTGATGTCAAACTATTCCAGTTGTGGTAATCAGCCCACAAATAGCTTATGGACATATAAGTACCGGCCAATGAAGGCTCTTGAT GTATGTGGTAACCATGAATCTGTGAATTTTTTGAGCGAATGGCTTCGTCTTTGGTATGAAAGAGATTTTCGAGCCAACAAAGATCTCACTAGGTGTTCTCAAAGTGACTCTGATTTAGAAGGTGAAGATGAAGAGGCAAGCATGAAGAAGAATAATGTTCTCTTAGTTACAGGGCCAACTGGG AGTGGAAAATCTGCAGCTATTTATGCTTGTGCCCAAGAGCAAGGTTTTAAGGTTTTGGAG CTCAGTGCATCAGAATGTCGGAGTGGGGCTCTTGTAAAACAGAGGTTTGGAGAGGCTTTGAAATCTCACAATTTTAGAAG ATCAGTGGGAAATCCTGAGGGTTCACAGAACAAGTCTACAGTGAAATCCCCGTTTGTCGATGCAAATGGTATGACAGACCATGAGATGGATGATGATGTTATTGAATTGATAGCCGTATCAGATGAAGATTCTCATGAGGCAACTGAAGCCTCTGTAAAATCCGTCTCTAAGGAGGATTATGGCGAAGTTAAACATCTTATACTTTTTGACGATGTGGACATCACTTTTCTTGAAGATCGTGGTTTCATTGCAGCAATTCAGCAGATAGCTAAAACAGCCAAGGGGCCCATAATACTGACCAGCAATA GTGACAATCCTGTCCTGCCAGACAGTTTTGACAGATTACAAGTGCGTTTCACGTTGCCATCACAAAAGGAGCTGCATTCTCTTGCATATATG GTTTCTGCTTTGGAGAGAGCCAACATACAACCTTTGCTGCTTGAGCGGCTTATTGAGTGTTGCCGGGGAGATATTCGGAAGATCTTTATGCATCTTCAGTTCTGGTGCCAGGGTGGAGGATTTAGAAAAG ATACCAAAATGCGAGAGTGGTATGGTTCCCTGCTATTTGATGTTGAGGCTGGCCATCTGATGCTGCCAAATATGTTACCCTGGGATTTACCTTCTCAGTTATCTGATGTAGTAGAGAAAGAGATAACAAAGGCATTATACATGATGGAAGAAAGTCCAAGATCAATGGACGTAATTGAAGAAAATCTTCACGAGATAGAAGTGCAATACAGTTTGGACATGCCTTGTAATGGAATGGAAGGTTTAGAGGCCAAGAAGGTAGAAATGCTGAGCAGGAATGGCTCTGTTCATGACTGCTATCACTATACGGCTCAAACTGATACTGCTTCCGAGTTTTCCAACGATTTAGGTACCCCATTTTCCTCATGTCGGCGTCATGTTCGGAATATGCAAGCTGTTGTAATGTCTGATTCTGAAGACGAGTTTATGACCAATGGATATCCTATGGTTACTGATAACGCTAACGATGAAGTCCTTGGTATTAACCCATTGCCTGAGGAGCTACTTATTTTTGGAGCGGCTAATATAGATGGACCTTGTGAATGTTCAGAACTTGCAGATGAGGTGCACATAAGCGAGACTTGCAACTCAGTTGATATATCATGTGTACCGGAATCGTCTTTTGTTCCTGAAACTGAAATTGACAATATGCCAGAATTATCTTCTCAAACAGTGTCTTCTGACCATTTTGCCAACGCCATGAAAAGAGTATCTTTAGACGATGAATTACATGGCGCCAACAAtcttaataaacaaacattcgtACAAGGTAACTCTGCTAAGTGGGGAAGTGGCTGTGCTACAATTGCAGAGTATTCTCACAAGGAGTTTGAGAATCAAAAGGAACATGCGGAGACTGTTGCAAGAGCTTATCAGTTGATGGATGAGTGTAGCCGCATGGATTTTAGCAAGGGCTCGCAGTTTATACAGGGGCAAAAGTCCTCAGCGGTGACAGATTTAGTGCAAGATTCATGGGACAAACTTCGTGGCTCCCGCATTGATCTTAGGCAGTATATTGCATCCGAACAACCCAATGCCTCTCAGATTGTCATGCTTGCTGATCGAATGAGCAATTTGATCTCAGAAACTGACATGATGTTTTCTAAATGCCAATCATTGATGAAT GATTCTTTCGAACTATCAATGATCCCCTTGGAGGAGTCAGATGCATACAGTTGGTGTGACGAGCGATTATTGTTGGCGTCCACAATTGCGCAGCATGGGTTTTGCTTCTATGCAAAATGCATTTCTTCTGTAGGATCAAAAGAAGGTTGTGTAGGGAGGGTGGATTTGGCTGGGGAAATGCTGGCTAACACAGCCAGTACGATGGCATTCAGTAAGTTAATCGGGAAGGGTATGACAGCAAGTAAGGCTTCATCTGCCGAAAGAAATTCAGAGACATCCTTGCCAAATGCGACAAG TGAAATCCAATCACGTGTATTTGATGTAATTCGGTCAATTGTACCTTCAAGAACGCACTCAAATTTGCGAGGTGGTGCACAGCATGAGTATCTTTCTTCTCTGCGCCACATTTCAAGATCAGAAGCTTCTCGGTTATCAGAAGGAGCTGAGAAGACCACCAGAAGTAGGAG GAGGGTTGCTCCGCACTACTTAAGTAGGGGTGCACTGATGTTATCTCCTGAACATATATCGTTGCTGGATCAGTATGGCTCATACGGGAAAACCTCCTCTTCATACTGA
- the LOC137734202 gene encoding lysM domain-containing GPI-anchored protein 1-like, with product MAIQKPFSKTQIFLFLIVLVNVAVFVTSKSTIEPCSNADSCNALLGYTVYTEQKVSEVASLFQIDPIALLTANAIDISYPDVENHILPSQLFLKVPITCSCVDGIRKSVSTHYKTRPSDTLASIADSVYSGLVSADQIREANSISDPSVLDVGQTLVVPLPCTCFNGTDNSLPAIYLSYVVSPEDTLAGIAARYSTTLTDLMNVNAMGSTAIKAADILAIPLPACASKFPKYAKDYGLMVPNGSYAITASHCLQCSCGPGSLNLYCQPASLAVSCSSMQCKNSNLMVGNVTVQQSGGGCNVTSCNYGGFVNGSIITTLSSSLQPRCPGPQKFPPLKAPPTSVIHDTMVAPASAPAPQSDGSIGGIPKSPSVYPGVHPAGLSPIGGPAGSASDACSLINPLANLPTAVMLLLYVKLMMVIL from the exons ATGGCGATTCAAAAACCCTTTTCCAAAACCCAAATCTTCCTTTTTCTGATAGTTCTAGTCAATGTGGCTGTTTTCGTCACCTCCAAGTCGACAATCGAGCCCTGCTCGAATGCCGACTCGTGCAACGCCTTGCTCGGGTACACCGTCTACACCGAGCAAAAGGTCTCCGAGGTCGCCTCCCTCTTCCAGATCGACCCAATTGCTCTCCTCACCGCCAATGCCATCGACATTTCGTACCCAGACGTCGAAAACCACATCCTCCCCTCCCAGCTCTTCCTCAAAGTCCCAATCACCTGCTCCTGCGTCGACGGGATTCGAAAATCGGTGTCTACCCACTACAAGACCCGGCCTTCCGACACTCTGGCCTCCATTGCCGATTCGGTGTACTCCGGCTTGGTCTCTGCGGACCAGATTCGGGAGGCCAATTCGATTTCGGACCCTTCGGTGCTCGACGTGGGGCAGACTCTTGTGGTGCCTCTGCCCTGCACTTGCTTCAATGGGACCGATAATTCACTGCCTGCTATCTACTTGTCTTACGTGGTGAGCCCGGAGGACACGCTGGCGGGGATCGCGGCGCGGTACTCGACTACACTGACCGATTTGATGAATGTGAATGCCATGGGGAGTACTGCTATTAAGGCTGCTGATATACTTGCAATCCCATTGCCAG CCTGTGCATCAAAATTTCCTAAATATGCTAAAGATTACGGCTTGATGGTGCCCAATGGTAGCTATGCCATTACAGCAAGTCACTGTTTGCAATGCAGTTGTGGGCCTGGGAGTCTCAA TTTGTACTGCCAGCCTGCTTCATTAGCAGTTTCATGTTCGAGCATGCAATGTAAGAACAGTAACCTCATGGTCGGGAATGTTACAGTTCAGCAGAGTGGTGGTGGTTGCAATGTCACTTCTTGTAACTATGGTGGTTTTGTGAATGGCAGCATCATCACAAC ATTGTCTTCATCTCTTCAGCCCCGTTGCCCAG GTCCACAGAAATTTCCACCACTTAAAGCCCCGCCTACCTCGGTAATCCATGACACAATGGTTGCACCTGCCTCTGCACCTGCACCCCAGTCAGATGGTTCGATTGGAGGGATACCCAAGTCGCCTTCAGTGTACCCCGGAGTGCATCCAGCAGGATTATCCCCTATAGGTGGCCCTGCTGGGAGTGCTTCTGATGCCTGCTCGTTGATCAATCCATTGGCCAATCTCCCAACCGCCGTTATGCTACTTTTGTATGTCAAGTTGATGATGGTCATCTTATAA